The genomic interval tatattttctcttgACTCAATAAGTTTAAGCTCAAAGTCCAAAAcccaataaaataatgatcaaaattataatcatcttaaaaaaaatcaaatacaatattttgatgaattaatttgtattttaaaaattaaaaaaacacaatcaatactttataatataaaaatttattaataaaattgaaacaataaaaaaattctttaaaaaatcaatattttaaaataattatctttgatttattattattattattattattattattattattattattattattataatttttttaaggtttAGGGTCCAAAAGCAATGGCTTGGACAAGATAAGACATGAAATTGatactattattattacttttaatCTATCCTCAAAACAAGGGTAATggagataattaattaaccatTTACACCTACCAACTACACCAAAATCTTGAAACCCATGAAATTGATTCTAAAGGGGAAAAACAAAACCACTCAAGCAAccgttttctttctttaattaagaATCATTAATAAATACATCTAGGCTACTACTATTCTAACCCTCATTGACTTGATATGATGCTATTAGCTATTAGACTTTctttaaagaagaagaagaagaagaataagagaaaaaaattaaaataaataatcttaTATAACTATTTATTATATAAGAATTATACACTTTCTTGAAAAAAACGGACACTTTAATTATAATCACAATTCTTACATTAATTTGAATAATGTAAGATAAGagaaatatattataattcttaattaattcTTGAATGGTATTAATCAAttgaattaatattttgtctgtaaaatttaattttttttcctgctCCATCCGTAAATATATGTACTAAGTACAATGTACAACCAAACAcatcaaataaatatgaaaCCTAAATTAAGGATAGTTTTAAGTATTCCACTGCACATGaactgaaagaaaaaaaaaaagagaaagagttgtagcattaaaattaaaaccaaatcaaccagaaaataacttttaaaagaatttgatcattttccaaaaaaaattcaagaaaataacttttaaagtagtaaatttaaaaaattatcttataGTTGTAGGATTCAGGTATCTCATTTATTAATAAGGTTCAAGTAGATCAAATACTTCAAAATTAACAGATACCCTATCCGTTGACATCTTTAGTTATCTCTCCCCTTCATTAGGCATAATCTTGTTTGTCCAAGTATGGGGAGAATTGTGATGTTACATGTTTTATATATAGCTTTtacatgttttatttataattttgtctcttcaagaaaatttttatatagtcggttaaagaaaataaaataactacaTCATTCTAAGTCATAAAACCCCTTATCTTTTGAAACTTTAATGATacatttatcaataaattaattaattataaaaccCTATTTTATTTACGTTTACATATTAAAACCCTAATAATTTGTAtaaatcactttttattttaattatatctCTATTCTTCctgatatttataataatatttttttggtcAATTTCAATGGGGATAAAGTAATAAAGAGTTAAAAATATTGACTATTTTTTATCctataataaaatgaaaattggaatttcAATGAGAGCAATCGCCCCCACGATGGTCTGTGGATCCTTCTTGAACCCGGCACAACAGGTTCTAGAGGCAAACTGTCATGAGAGAATATCACTTAATagatatataaacaaaaagtaaTGTACCCAACTACGAGCCACAAACCCCTATTTCCCCCTCCGTTAGCAGCCATCTATAGATATGGGATTGATCATGTCATGCATCAACACGCACGGGAGGGGCTGCCTTCTTTCACCATCAATGAGAGAGTGATGAAATAAGACAGTGACTCAGCCGATGAATCAGTTTCCCTGTTTTCTTTCAACAACTCCCCCTGCCCTCTGCCCCCTCACACCTCGAACCCCACCAGAAAAAGCAGTGATTTTTtgtcctttctcttttctacTTTGTTGACTTTTGGGTACGTATTTCAGTTGTTGTATTAGGAATATTGATAATCCTGGCTTGTCAGTTGAGCTTTACAGAAACATATCTAATCCCAGATAATGAGAGATTAAGGCTGCAAAGTCTGTGTCTTTTGCTAACCAAATTTCACCCTTTATGCCATCACAAATTTTCTACAAATGATTGGCACCTGGTTTGAATATGATCACATGGATGGCCTACATgggaaaattaatttttgtggTTTCAAATGAATGTAATCTTCCATGTATTTTGTCAAAGATAAAAGAGATAAACTTGGATTTCTTTTCATGAGATATATTTTACAGTTTTTTCCATGAGATGGTATTCTTTCCTAAAACTAAAAGAACAATGTtacaaagaaaacaacaaataaaCATCTAATAGAGAAAATTGCACTTctaatttgacaaaaatttctgcaatattttacaaataatGTTGAATGGAATACAAAATCAATTGGGGAAAAATTCAGTGCTGGTAGGTAACATGAGAATTAAGACTTCTATCAACATAAGAATCATGCACTCATTGATCGTGTGGTGTCCCGGTCTTCAAGACCTTTCAAGAACGACCTAATTGCGAGATGCTCTGAAGCATATGTCATGAAAGATGCTAATATAAGCCCTCCAACAACCATCAGACCCAACCTGGTGAGCAAATGTCATGGACCGTGAAAATGATATAAGACCAGTTCAAGAACATTATCAAGgttttttttcaaacattaGATTTAAGGTTTTAATTcgtccaaaagaaaaaagatttaagGTTTTAATTCCTAAATCAATGATGACAAAAATGTATGAAGAAACAGAGCTAGCAATCTGCAACAACATAGTctttctttgcctttttctACCAATGGTTTTGCAAAAGCTGTTATCTTTCAAAATCACAGAGGAGAAAACAAGAATATCCCAATAGAAATGCTTGCTGAAAGGAAATTACCTCACAAAAAGAGCGGTGATCCCAAAAATACATGGTAAGGATGGGGCAGCAATGGCCAAAAAGGCCATCCCCAACCCATAATACCAAGTAACAATATCACAAGATGATGCTTGCCGTTGATGACCTGAGATGAGCATACAAGAATTGTTAACCACTATAAAATTAATACAGAAAGGGAACTAACACCATATTTATCATGACCATGCACAATAACAGATGTCTATGTTCCAAGTGAGTAAACCTTTTGtagaatcaaaatcaaaagaatcCGTACGAGAGGAAAAGGATCCCAATTGAGTTGCTGTTCTCCTTCCCCACTGATGAGTCAAATGAAGAAAAGCTCcgaacaaaagaaagaagattgTAAATGTCCACTCATACATCAAGAGTAAACCAGTCCATGGCATCACTTGCCGAGGTACAATTGAAAGAGCAATTCCAAGGGACACGACAGCAGCCACAAAACATACAAAAACTGAAATTCCACCCAGGTAGGCAGGCACAGGGAACTATGTAATACCAAATAATAGAAGTGAGAAATTAATAAGTTTACATCAACTTTTAGTAGACAAAGAGGATAATAGGTTTTATGAAGCCAGAAAGAATCCAGCTTAAAAGATGAAGATAGGAAACTAACTTGATGGTTAGAATTAATGGTAGGAGATGAAGAAACTCCTGTGTAAGCAACTGTTCCACTTGACCTAATTATGTAGTAAAAGTGTCTGATCTGATTGACTAATGAAGTTCTACAAAGCAAACCCCCTCCCTGCACCAAAAAATAATGTGGTTTGAGAACCGGACAACAACAACCAAGGCATTAATTTCAGAAAAGCAAAATAATATATAGCCACTAACCTGAAGGAAAGAACGATAGTAATAGAAAAGTAGTGCACAAAAAGGTATCAGGAAAAGGAATTTGACCAGAAGCTCTTCATTAGGATTTTTGCCCCCTCCAGTTCCAGGAAGGGATTCTTCAAGCTGTTCCCTAACATTCTGCAGCATCAGCAAACAAATTATATTTGACATTTGTCCTATTGACAGAGCAGATGGAAATATATCACAGCTTTGCATATAATTGCAAATGAGTCAGCTTTTACCTGCCAGACATCAACAGGTTTTAAGAGCCAAGATGTCCACCAATCCCAAGGTTTAAGGGGGCCAAGTGTATAGTGAATAACACGAAGTTCACTCTCATCTACCATCCACTGCACAAACAATGCATAGAGAAATGAGGATACCTAaccagaaaataaaaatagctTAAGCAAAAGCAgaattttgtttcctttttgaattttgaacatAAATACTATATTATtcgaataaataaataaatatttattcgaataaataaatattatagtgaaaattcaaaatttactAAATTCACTTTTTGGTTTGCATAGGTTTCATagttgaatatttaaaaaaagaaagtccTGACACCCAAAGCAAGAAACTGAAACAAATCATCATGatctaaaaacaaaagaaagtcTACAAGAGTCTGTCATCAGAATGCATAAAGTGAGAATTCAAGTAAATGAAAAGCAAATTGTCCaaaggaatttaaaatcattcttAATCAACATATTGTAAATCTCAACTGCTTGATTACAAGACAAAGATAGACAGACAGGGAAGAGCAACCTACTTGATCATGCTCATCATCGTGGTTAAAAGTACATTTTCTTAtcttcaattaaaataataggCTGATTGAATCTTGTGATTGGTCTCAAAACCAACTCAAGCTTCTCTACAAACTCTGATTACATAAAGACTGAATatgtactattttttttactcGTTCCTTTAAATCTTTTTAGAGTATTTATCCTAACCTTTTCACTAATGAAactatattcttttttaattttagtaacaTAACCATGTAGCATGTGAAACAAGACTAATAATGATAAAGCAGCATGACGTAAAACATGTTAATGTCAATATATGTACTACCTTGTTGGCAAGCATGTAAAGACCAACATCTGCATTGTATAGAGTAGAGAGTCGCTCCATCTTAGGAACAGGTCGGGATTTCAACCCCTCTAGTGGTATATTAGGGTCAAAAACATGGGCATTTGGGAAATCAGAGTAATAAGAATTCAGAAAACCCTGATCTCCTCCGGTATAAGAAGGCAACGTATTCACTTTGCC from Theobroma cacao cultivar B97-61/B2 chromosome 5, Criollo_cocoa_genome_V2, whole genome shotgun sequence carries:
- the LOC18600030 gene encoding inositol phosphorylceramide glucuronosyltransferase 1 isoform X1, translating into MKFPKPSILILVVLITIQSKAVLGTKVQSSSTNAYVTLLYGDEFLLGVRVLGKSIRDTGSTKDMVVLVSDGVSDYAKRLLKADGWIVEKISLLANPNQVRPKRFWGVYTKLKIFNMTNYKKVVYLDADTIVVKSIEDLFKCEKFCANLKHSERLNSGVMVVEPSEAVFNDMMGKVNTLPSYTGGDQGFLNSYYSDFPNAHVFDPNIPLEGLKSRPVPKMERLSTLYNADVGLYMLANKWMVDESELRVIHYTLGPLKPWDWWTSWLLKPVDVWQNVREQLEESLPGTGGGKNPNEELLVKFLFLIPFCALLFYYYRSFLQGGGLLCRTSLVNQIRHFYYIIRSSGTVAYTGVSSSPTINSNHQFPVPAYLGGISVFVCFVAAVVSLGIALSIVPRQVMPWTGLLLMYEWTFTIFFLLFGAFLHLTHQWGRRTATQLGSFSSRTDSFDFDSTKGHQRQASSCDIVTWYYGLGMAFLAIAAPSLPCIFGITALFVRLGLMVVGGLILASFMTYASEHLAIRSFLKGLEDRDTTRSMSA
- the LOC18600030 gene encoding inositol phosphorylceramide glucuronosyltransferase 1 isoform X2; its protein translation is MKFPKPSILILVVLITIQSKAVLGTKVQSSSTNAYVTLLYGDEFLLGVRVLGKSIRDTGSTKDMVVLVSDGVSDYAKRLLKADGWIVEKISLLANPNQVRPKRFWGVYTKLKIFNMTNYKKVVYLDADTIVVKSIEDLFKCEKFCANLKHSERLNSGVMVVEPSEAVFNDMMGKVNTLPSYTGGDQGFLNSYYSDFPNAHVFDPNIPLEGLKSRPVPKMERLSTLYNADVGLYMLANKWMVDESELRVIHYTLGPLKPWDWWTSWLLKPVDVWQNVREQLEESLPGTGGGKNPNEELLVKFLFLIPFCALLFYYYRSFLQGGGLLCRTSLVNQIRHFYYIIRSSGTVAYTGVSSSPTINSNHQFPVPAYLGGISVFVCFVAAVVSLGIALSIVPRQVMPWTGLLLMYEWTFTIFFLLFGAFLHLTHQWGRRTATQLGSFSSRHQRQASSCDIVTWYYGLGMAFLAIAAPSLPCIFGITALFVRLGLMVVGGLILASFMTYASEHLAIRSFLKGLEDRDTTRSMSA